In Ruminiclostridium josui JCM 17888, the genomic window GAATAATAACAAATCTTTTGCAAAGTATCTATTGATGGGGATATTCCATTTTCAATATCAATAACCTCTTGTAATGTAATATCATTAAACTTGGCAAACTCCTTTTGAGTAAGCTTTTTGCTAATTCTTAAATTTGTTAATACAATTGATATTTCATTATTTGAAGTATTTAGCATTTCTAATGCATCTTCAAGGTCTACACCTAATAGAAAGTCGATAGTAGTATCAAATATCTTTCGTAGCTTTTTAAGGTTTTCTATTCCAGGAGTACTACCATCTTTTAACATTTTATTTATTGCTGGAGGTGATACTCCTAATAATTCGGCGAGTTTTGCTTGACTGTAATTGTATTTGTCCATAAAAAATTGTAATCGTTTGGAAAACATTTAAAAGACCTCCAGGCTATTCTTATCTACTATCGATAATAAACTTTTAGTTAATAATTGTCAAGAGAAATTAAGCAATTGTTATTATTCAACCAAATACATTAACTAATATTGAATGAACGCTGATAAAATTAAATATTGGTTAATTACAAACTTTGCCAAATATTAACCATAAGTTATATTATATTAGTGAAGGAGGTGAAATATTATGAGAAAAGTAAATGTAGACAAACTAAATCATTTAGGAAAATTAAGAGAGGATAAAATGTTAGATAGGAAAACAGTATCAAAAGAAATTGGCTGTACTGAAGTTTTTTTATCACAAATTGAAAGAAAAGGCGCTTCCAAAAGACCATCTATTAATACCGCTCAAAAAATGTGTAAGATTTATAAATGCTCGCTAGAAGATATTTTTCTCACAAAATAAAAGTATTTAATAACAACTCACAGTAAGAGTGAATAAACTAAACTGAGGTGGTTTTATGGAGGGAATATCTAACAGCATAGTAGAAGATTTTTATCTCGGGAAAACACATATTCTAATTTGCAATGATGAATACATAAATAAATCTCAAACTGAGAATCAGCGGATAAAAGATGAAGTGAATTCTATTTGCGGGAGAATAGCAAAGTCACAAATAGTCAAATAAAACAAGAAAGGTAGTGATTGATAAATCATGAAATCAACAGGCATTGTAAGAAAGGTGGACAACCTGGGAAGAGTTGTTCTACCAGTTGAGATACGTAGAACAATGGGTATTGATTTAAAAGACCCAATAGAAGTCTTTGTGGATGGACAATCAATAATTCTTAAGAAATACGAACCCGAATGTATCTTCTGTAAAAATGCAAAAGATGTTCAGTCATATAAGGGTAAAAATATTTGCTCCTGCTGCTTAAAAGAGTTAAAAGGGGAGAACTAGGTGGATATACAAAATTTACAGGAAAGGAAGTATACAAATGAAAGCATTATGCAAAAAATGTGGCCATCCATGGAATGTAAGTGTACATAAGAAGATTGGCAAACAGGGATATACTTGTCCTCACTGCACAAGTAAATCAAAAAAAATGAAAAAGGTAACATTGTTCCTATGCGGTTTTGTGATTAGCTTTTTAGTTGTACCAATGCATTCAGAATTGGCATATATGCAAAGAGGTTACAGAGCATATGGTGGAGAGATTTTAATACCAGTACTGTATTTAACAGTAGTAGGGCTCCTAAGAGAAATATCGGATATAAGTATAAAAAAAGCACCCATTAAAGAGTGCAAACATAAAAATTTTCATTTACATATTACAGGATTTAATAATATAAGTCAAGATGCAAGCCATGTTAAAGCATGAAGCCTCGGGATCAATTGGGAAAGTTGTTGAGATATGTACCGAATCATACGGACACTACATAGGTGAACTGGTAAAAGTTAATTCTGGTATGTGTAACATTGCAGAAGTTAAAATACTAGCCTGTTCAAGGTATCCAAGCCAACGAACTATTATGTACAAATTCAATAATTATGAAAGATGGCCTTATCGTAAGGAATCTATAGAGACATTCTCTATTAAATCACTAAGACCTTATGATAAGGACTCCATACCGGAGTATTACGAACTAATGCCTCAGGTGCTAGAAGAGACATTCCTTGTTGAAACCGAAGCAGATAGAGAAATTTACGAAAGACATAAAAAGTACTGGTATGAAATGCGAGGTGTGATAAGTGCCACAGGGTAGTTTTGACTGCTGTTCATCTTTTATGAAATGTTCTGATGAATGGGCCTGTGTTTATGCTGATCATCCATTATTCACGGGTTGTACATACAGGAAAAAGTTAGAGTCAGGTATTTGCTTTTATGGAAAGAATCAGAACATTTTTGAGCCTTTGAAAAACGGTAAACTTCCGGATGGATTTGTTCCATTTCAAAAGCCAGTGGTTAATGTTAAAAAAGAACATATACCAGAAGTATATATTACCTGTTATAAGATGCCGTTTGCAGTACTTATTCGCTCAAGTAATACATGGTCCTATAAGCTTGACTC contains:
- a CDS encoding helix-turn-helix domain-containing protein — protein: MFSKRLQFFMDKYNYSQAKLAELLGVSPPAINKMLKDGSTPGIENLKKLRKIFDTTIDFLLGVDLEDALEMLNTSNNEISIVLTNLRISKKLTQKEFAKFNDITLQEVIDIENGISPSIDTLQKICYYSNISLYEIIGKQQLHVVEDIEYQNIVKFAIDMENKDYIKIAMQIKESGLSPEEIVIARKL
- a CDS encoding helix-turn-helix transcriptional regulator, coding for MRKVNVDKLNHLGKLREDKMLDRKTVSKEIGCTEVFLSQIERKGASKRPSINTAQKMCKIYKCSLEDIFLTK
- a CDS encoding AbrB/MazE/SpoVT family DNA-binding domain-containing protein, with the protein product MKSTGIVRKVDNLGRVVLPVEIRRTMGIDLKDPIEVFVDGQSIILKKYEPECIFCKNAKDVQSYKGKNICSCCLKELKGEN